A genomic segment from Aegilops tauschii subsp. strangulata cultivar AL8/78 chromosome 1, Aet v6.0, whole genome shotgun sequence encodes:
- the LOC109783196 gene encoding probable U3 small nucleolar RNA-associated protein 7, which translates to MEMKVARFSRGKAANLGDLRDKKLKGQLAGKEKLIGVSAKAAAQAEKWLLPSVGGYLEPEGLEKTYRFEQWSILPKVDIGSSRKSFDMILPVFGPYTLEYTPNGRYMIVGGRKGHIAFMDMLNMELINEFEVKETVCDVAFLQNEQLFAVAQRKYPYIYNRHGTEIHCLKEHGKSLKLQFLDKHLLLASINSYGQLHYQDMSTGEMVANYSTGLGRTDVMRVNPYNAVIGLGHARGKLTMWKPTSVKPLVTMLCHKGSLTAVAFDRGGHLMATAGGDQKIKIWDLRKFEVVHSYTARAQSLDFSQKGLLASSNGSLVEIYRDCGGQDYKIYMKHRMVKGYQVGKVLFRPYEDICGIGHSMGFSSMLVPGSGEPNFDTFVDNPMETEKQRREKEVQALLDKLQPETIMLDPDVIATVRQLKKKQKKTKKEIEGEIEGAVEAAKNIRVKKKTKGRSKPSRRAKKKEEEVLRAKRPLLDQHKEASGHPDKKLRIGDDTELPKALQRFAKNRQS; encoded by the exons ATGGAGATGAAGGTGGCCAGGTTCTCGCGGGGGAAGGCGGCAAACCTGGGG GATTTGCGCGACAAGAAACTGAAAGGGCAGCTCGCTGGAAAAGAGAAGCTGATTGGAGTGTCCGCCAAAGCTGCCGCTCAGGCTGAAAAG TGGCTATTGCCTAGCGTTGGGGGCTATCTAGAGCCTGAAGGTCTCGAAAAGACATACAGATTTGAGCAGTGGTCGATTCTGCCAAAGGTGGACATTGGGAGTTCAAGAAAATCATTTGACATGATCTTACCTG TGTTTGGTCCTTATACTCTGGAATACACACCAAATGGGCGCTACATGATAGTAGGTGGGCGAAAAGGTCATATTGCATTTATGGATATGTTGAATATGGAACTCATCAATGAATTTGAG GTGAAGGAAACTGTGTGCGACGTGGCATTTTTACAGAACGAGCAACTCTTTGCAGTCGCCCAGAGAAA GTATCCGTACATATATAATCGTCATGGCACAGAAATTCACTGTCTGAAG GAACATGGCAAATCGCTGAAGCTTCAGTTTCTGGATAAACACTTACTCTTGGCATCGATAAACAGCTATGGGCAGCTCCACTACCAAGACATGAGCACTGGTGAGATGGTTGCAAACTACAGCACAGGTCTTGGACGTACGGACGTGATGCGGGTAAACCCCTACAATGCCGTCATTGGCCTTGGACATGCTCGTGGGAAACTCACCATGTGGAAGCCAACCAGTGTGAAACCCCTTGTCACAATGTTGTGCCATAAGGGCTCTCTGACTGCCGTCGCATTTGACAGGGGTGGTCACCTTATGGCAACTGCAGGTGGAGACCAGAAGATTAAGATTTGGGATCTCAGGAAGTTTGAGGTTGTGCATTCATACACCGCACGTGCTCAGTCCCTGGATTTCAGCCAGAAGGGGTTGTTGGCGAGCAGCAACGGATCTCTAGTGGAGATATACAGGGATTGCGGGGGCCAGGACTATAAAATCTATATGAAGCACAGAATGGTAAAGGGATATCAGGTGGGCAAGGTTTTGTTCCGCCCTTACGAGGACATCTGTGGGATCGGGCACTCCATGGGATTTTCCTCCATGCTCGTTCCTGGATCAGGCGAGCCAAACTTCGATACCTTTGTTGACAACCCCATGGAGACCGAGAAGCAAAGGCGGGAGAAGGAGGTGCAGGCCCTCCTTGACAAGCTCCAACCAGAGACCATCATGCTTGATCCGGATGTGATAGCCACTGTAAGACAACTGAAGAAGAAACAGAAGAAAACCAAGAAAGAGATCGAGGGCGAGATTGAAGGTGCCGTCGAGGCCGCCAAGAACATTAGGGTCAAGAAGAAGACAAAGGGTAGGAGTAAGCCGAGCAGGCGGGCCAAGAAGAAAGAGGAGGAGGTTCTCAGAGCCAAGAGGCCTTTGTTGGATCAACACAAGGAAGCCAGTGGGCACCCTGACAAGAAACTGCGGATTGGCGATGACACCGAGCTGCCGAAAGCATTGCAGCGGTTTGCCAAGAACAGGCAATCGTGA
- the LOC109783197 gene encoding defensin-like protein 10, which yields MAVSSKLFPAAVLLLLLLLATEMGPVREAMACEHAPCKKCTGSCFDPEECAITCRNEGYDSGDCTGGGAYRCTCSKNC from the exons ATGGCGGTTTCGTCCAAGCTTTTCCCggccgccgtcctcctcctgcTTCTCCTCCTGGCCACAG AGATGGGGCCTGTGCGGGAGGCCATGGCGTGCGAGCACGCCCCGTGCAAGAAGTGCACCGGGTCGTGCTTCGACCCGGAGGAGTGCGCCATCACGTGCCGGAACGAGGGCTACGACTCCGGCGACTGCACCGGCGGCGGAGCCTACCGTTGCACGTGCAGCAAGAATTGCTAG